Genomic DNA from Ilyobacter polytropus DSM 2926:
TCAACAATTTTTTATATGAGGTATCTGAAATTCTCCCTGAAGAAATATATTTTGAGGAGATAAAGTATTCTGGTGATAGGGTTCACCTGGAGGGAAAGGCAATCTCAGATGATGATTATGCAGAAGTTTATATAAATGAACTTTTGAGCAGTCTAGAGGGAATAACGGGCTCTGTAAGGTTACTGAAAACTGTGAAATTTCAGCAAAATAACAGAATAAATGATTTTTCTATAGAGGTCAAACTTTCCGGCGGTGAAAAAAATGAAAAAAAATGAGAAACAGGCAGTGCTACTACAACTACTTGTATGCCTTACCTTTTATATACTTTTTCAAAATATAATAATGGTAAATTTGAAAAAAAGAGTTGAGAGCAACAAAAACACAATAATACAGCAGAAACAGAAGTATGTGGAAGATGTCAATAAAATAAATTCACTGGAGAAAAGATACAGAGATTATTACAAAATGAAATATCAAAGGGATTATATGCAGGCAAAGCTTGTAGGTAAGGGAGAAGAAAGATATCTTACTGAGGAGCTGACAAAACTCAGTAAGAAAAATAATATAAAACTGTCAAATATAAACCTCGCTCAAAACATGAGTGAAAATGACCATAAATATATATTTAATACTGAGTTTGAAACGGATTTTCTAACTTTGAAAAACTTTTTAGACGATATAGATAACCTAGAAAAGAATATAAACCTAGAAGATATGAATATCTCGAGGGAAAACTTTAATTTGATTGTGAAGGCTACTTTTTCTATATATACAACAAACTGATATCTGTAAATAAGGGGCTTTTTATGAGGAAAAAACTTGATTTTCAAAATTTAAAAACCAAAGCGACTGGAATTGGGAAAATACATGTTATAATTGCTGGAATTATTATATTTCTTTTTATGGGATTGTATCTGAAATTTTCAGAAAAAGATAATTTTAATATGCTTATGGAGATAAGCCCTAGACATGATTTTTCCGGGGATAAGATAAAAGATGAAGAGTGGAAGAAATTTCAGAGTAGTATAGAGGCTGAAAATAATGAGAAAAAAGAGCTTACAAGGAATATATTTCATTCCTACGGACAGGGTGAAGACGGGAAACCAGAATTGACCGGGATTATCCTTGGTAAAAAAAAGAGTGCAACTTTTTCAGACGGTCAGATTTTACAGGAAGGAGATAGTTTTAATAGTCTTGTTGTGAAGTCTATAAACCGCAGAGAGGTGGTGCTGGTAGACAAGAAAGGTGAAAAAAAAGTACTTGAACTTTGGAGGCAATAAAATATGGGGGAGACGATAAAAAAAGGGGTAAGACTTATAACAGCTTTTTCAATTCTTGGATCGACAATTTTTGGTGCCGGGTATAACGGAGAGATTATAGCCCCTGATCAAAAAGTTACGGTGGACTATAATAAAGCTGATTTAGTAAATGTTTTGAGGACACTTTCTTTCAGCAACGACCTAAATATAGTGATAAGTGACAAAGTATCCGGAACCGTGACCATGAGTGTAAAGGATACTCAGCTTGACGATCTGCTAGAAGCGATACTTAGATCCAATGGTTATACTTATGTGCAAAGCGGAAATCTAGTGGAAATAATGAGTTTAGAAGAAGCGAAAACAATGCAAGAATCAGACCGATCAGTATCAAAAGTATTTTCACTTAAGAAAATAGATGCTTCTGAAGTGGCAGAAGATGTGAAGCTTTTTCTTAAAGATGGCGATACTTCTGTGGTAAATGAAGGAACGAACTCTATCACTGTAAGGGCTAAAAAATCAGAACTTATAAGTGTAAAAAGTTTTTTAGATGAACGTGACGGAATAAAAAAAGAGGATGCTCAGAAAAATGTAGAACTTATAAGAGTGAAGCATATGACTCCTCAAAAAGCCTATGAAATATTGGGAGAGATTGGTTATAAGATAGCAGGAGATATAAAATACAGTGAATCTCTGGGAGGACTCCTTGTAATCGCATCAAGTGAAGAGGCTGACACACTGAAAAATATTATGGATAAGATAGACGTACCTGATCTGCAGGTGGTTATAGAAGCCAGAATTTTGGAGGTACAGGAAGGAACCGGGAGAGACTGGGGAATGAGCTGGGGCTATAATTCTAACAATCTGACAGAGGCTGACAGCAGTGATGGAAGCGGAGGCTATCTATCTGGAACAGACAGCTACTATGACGCTTCTAGTCTCTCTGACGGAATAACTCTGGGTCTGGGACTTCTAGGAAGTGACCAGTTTAGTGCAGTATACAGAAATGT
This window encodes:
- the pilO gene encoding type 4a pilus biogenesis protein PilO, which gives rise to MKKNEKQAVLLQLLVCLTFYILFQNIIMVNLKKRVESNKNTIIQQKQKYVEDVNKINSLEKRYRDYYKMKYQRDYMQAKLVGKGEERYLTEELTKLSKKNNIKLSNINLAQNMSENDHKYIFNTEFETDFLTLKNFLDDIDNLEKNINLEDMNISRENFNLIVKATFSIYTTN
- a CDS encoding type II secretion system protein GspD, which translates into the protein MGETIKKGVRLITAFSILGSTIFGAGYNGEIIAPDQKVTVDYNKADLVNVLRTLSFSNDLNIVISDKVSGTVTMSVKDTQLDDLLEAILRSNGYTYVQSGNLVEIMSLEEAKTMQESDRSVSKVFSLKKIDASEVAEDVKLFLKDGDTSVVNEGTNSITVRAKKSELISVKSFLDERDGIKKEDAQKNVELIRVKHMTPQKAYEILGEIGYKIAGDIKYSESLGGLLVIASSEEADTLKNIMDKIDVPDLQVVIEARILEVQEGTGRDWGMSWGYNSNNLTEADSSDGSGGYLSGTDSYYDASSLSDGITLGLGLLGSDQFSAVYRNVVEDNTTEILAKPVITTLNGKKATIELTEEVPYKELEYVSDSGDATSTSYEFKDVGITLEVTPVITDDGMIKIEVTPEISEVTGYTDDGVPYVSSRKVETNVIVRNGQTLAIGGLIKDTKSTTDTKDPYLSKIPILGYLFKSSSNEKSKTNLMIFITPKIIMSRDMSQRFNLVKGSSSSVLKTIKNPETMVTEKTTKVKDDGDTLETTYEEKVTGIDKIQQKLSESN